In the Gossypium raimondii isolate GPD5lz chromosome 9, ASM2569854v1, whole genome shotgun sequence genome, one interval contains:
- the LOC105797393 gene encoding uncharacterized protein LOC105797393 produces the protein MTTPEYHEWWVKRINDNTPKLNQEDSQSIEEHLRVIPSELEIIRQYFERRNADLEKKIEQMEAEKTNMRLDIDVQKLENDKLKKEKNKAEEELGNQKTDYKKLCLSLEKTSEQWQAEIREEKDKADRWEQKFQEMHRQNKALEKSLSESQKEKCELKDRVVVLEGCLRQYRN, from the coding sequence ATGACGACTCCTGAGTATCATGAATGGTGGGTTAAGAGGATTAATGATAATACACCTAAGTTAAATCAGGAAGACAGCCAGtcaatagaagagcatttgcGGGTCAtcccttctgagttggaaatcataagacaatattttgaaagaagaaatgcaGATTTGGAGAAaaagatagagcaaatggaggcAGAAAAGACGAACATGAGATTGGATATAGACGTTCAGAAGCTTGAAAATGATAAgctaaagaaagagaaaaacaaggctgaggAGGAGCTGGGTAATCAgaagacggattataaaaagttatgtTTGTCGCTGGAAAAGACTTCAGAACAGTGGCAAGCagaaattcgagaagaaaaggacaaagccGATAGATGGGAACAGAAATTCCAAGAGATGCATAGACAAAACAAagctttagaaaagagtttgtcagaaagccaaaaggaaaaatgCGAGCTAAAGGATAGGGTGGTTGTGTTGGAAGGATGTCTTCGTCAATATCGAAATTGA